From a region of the Acanthochromis polyacanthus isolate Apoly-LR-REF ecotype Palm Island chromosome 3, KAUST_Apoly_ChrSc, whole genome shotgun sequence genome:
- the LOC110960440 gene encoding B-cell receptor CD22-like isoform X1, which produces MEGSSVNLTCSSDANPAANYTWYRENEDSPKALGQTFTITHATPKHSGKYYCEVRNSRGHRNRSLDLIIVPGPLKSAAVGSITVIVLVIIFLSAFLLIRRQWSLKKTSESRENADNTAQQDVDPQYDIPSPAVKREPAEQQDDLYYSSVRFFKKQEDPLYSNIMLAWPNKQKEEEEEDVEYTAVNFNNGSPGRSRQEAVENPSAVYSTVNKNHRL; this is translated from the exons ATGGAGGGAAGTTCAGTGAATCTgacctgcagcagtgatgctAACCCAGCAGCTAACTACACCTGGTACAGGGAGAATGAAGACTCACCAAAAGCATTGGGACAGACCTTCACCATCACTCACGCCACACCAAAACACAGTGGGAAATATTACTGTGAAGTCAGAAACAGCAGAGGACACCGTAACCGCTCCTTAGATTTGATCATTGTGCCTG GACCTTTGAAATCAGCAGCTGTTGGATCAATCACTGTTATTGTTCTGGTTATCATATTCCTGTCTGCCTTTCTATTGATTAG AAGACAGTGGTCCTTGAAAAAAACCTCAGAGTCCAGAGAGAACGCGGATAATACAGCACAG CAGGATGTAGACCCACAATACGACATCCCTTCACCTGCAGTGAAGAGAGAACCGGCAGAGCAGCAGGACGACCTTTACTACAGCAGTGTTCGTTTCTTTAAGAAGCAGGAAGATCCCCTCTACTCCAACATTATGCTAGCTTGGCCCAACAAacaaaaggaggaagaggaggaggatgtggagTACACTGCTGTCAACTTTAACAATGGCAGTCCAGG ACGGAGTCGTCAGGAAGCTGTGGAGAACCCGTCAGCAGTGTACAGCACAGTCAACAAAAACCACAGACTATGA
- the LOC110960440 gene encoding B-cell receptor CD22-like isoform X2: MEGSSVNLTCSSDANPAANYTWYRENEDSPKALGQTFTITHATPKHSGKYYCEVRNSRGHRNRSLDLIIVPGPLKSAAVGSITVIVLVIIFLSAFLLIRRQWSLKKTSESRENADNTAQDVDPQYDIPSPAVKREPAEQQDDLYYSSVRFFKKQEDPLYSNIMLAWPNKQKEEEEEDVEYTAVNFNNGSPGRSRQEAVENPSAVYSTVNKNHRL, translated from the exons ATGGAGGGAAGTTCAGTGAATCTgacctgcagcagtgatgctAACCCAGCAGCTAACTACACCTGGTACAGGGAGAATGAAGACTCACCAAAAGCATTGGGACAGACCTTCACCATCACTCACGCCACACCAAAACACAGTGGGAAATATTACTGTGAAGTCAGAAACAGCAGAGGACACCGTAACCGCTCCTTAGATTTGATCATTGTGCCTG GACCTTTGAAATCAGCAGCTGTTGGATCAATCACTGTTATTGTTCTGGTTATCATATTCCTGTCTGCCTTTCTATTGATTAG AAGACAGTGGTCCTTGAAAAAAACCTCAGAGTCCAGAGAGAACGCGGATAATACAGCACAG GATGTAGACCCACAATACGACATCCCTTCACCTGCAGTGAAGAGAGAACCGGCAGAGCAGCAGGACGACCTTTACTACAGCAGTGTTCGTTTCTTTAAGAAGCAGGAAGATCCCCTCTACTCCAACATTATGCTAGCTTGGCCCAACAAacaaaaggaggaagaggaggaggatgtggagTACACTGCTGTCAACTTTAACAATGGCAGTCCAGG ACGGAGTCGTCAGGAAGCTGTGGAGAACCCGTCAGCAGTGTACAGCACAGTCAACAAAAACCACAGACTATGA
- the LOC110960439 gene encoding B-cell receptor CD22-like codes for MFFLFILRDISLSFKLTVPDIQVQVIWSSSGPKLICHSNCFPPGHLTFVWYKNETRIQEETSYSYSKHIDPADRYSCSYKGHQSLPVYSPKVPLLLMSSSGEIMKGSSVTLTCSSDANPAANYTWYKENQTLLHKETPLILSSIQSSDSGEYYCTAENELGQMASKCVFINVKYGPETSSLSVSPSGEIMEGSSVTLTCSSDANPAANYTWYKENQILLQGPEDIYHFTSVSSEDRGTYCCKAENLYGEINSTSLFLDVQYAPKLPSVSVSPSGEIMEGSSVNLTCSSDANPAANYTWYKENENSPKASGQTFTITDFRAEHSGNYYCEAQNTRGCQKSTSHPVFVAGSGKSAALGSVISVLLAVTLITVLFWIRRNKCFTQQCKGEERPVNRAQLPSGLLNNVLSAERPPAEQQDELHYSSICFSQTHTDVLYSNIRRVQPHRHAEEDKEEEDAVEYTDVKVDSSSRSSGRRCHENGEDVFALYSTVNKNYVNTT; via the exons atgttctttttg TTCATTTTACGTGACATTTCTCTCTCATTTAAATTGACAGTCCCAGATATACAGGTGCAGGTGATCTGGTCTTCCTCTGGTCCAAAGCTTATTTGTCACAGCAACTGTTTTCCTCCTGGTCATTTGACCTTTGTCTGGTACAAGAATGAAACAAGAATTCAAGAAGAAACCTCTTATTCTTACAGCAAACACATTGATCCAGCAGATCGTTATTCCTGCTCCTACAAGGGTCACCAATCTCTTCCAGTGT ATTCTCCAAAGGTTCCCTTATTGTTGATGAGTTCCTCTGGTGAAATTATGAAGGGAAGTTCAGTGACTCTgacctgcagcagtgatgctAACCCAGCAGCTAATTACACCTGGTACAAGGAGAACCAAACACTGCTCCATAAAGAAACACCACTCATCTTGAGCTCCATCCAGTCCTCAGACTCCGGAGAGTATTACTGTACAGCTGAGAACGAGCTCGGGCAGATGGCATCTAAATGTGTCTTCATTAATGTAAAAT ATGGTCCAGAAACCTCTTCTTTGTCAGTGAGTCCATCTGGTGAGATAATGGAGGGAAGTTCAGTGACTCTgacctgcagcagtgatgctAACCCAGCAGCTAACTACACCTGGTACAAGGAGAACCAAATACTGCTTCAAGGACCAGaagatatttatcattttacgTCCGTCAGCTCTGAGGACAGAGGAACCTACTGCTGCAAGGCTGAGAATCTTTATGGAGAGATCAACTCTACATCTCTGTTCTTAGATGTGCAAT ATGCTCCAAAGCTTCCCTCTGTGTCAGTGAGTCCATCTGGTGAGATAATGGAGGGAAGCTCAGTGAATCTgacctgcagcagtgatgctAACCCAGCAGCTAATTACACCTGGTACAAGGAGAATGAAAACTCTCCAAAAGCATCAGGACAGACCTTCACCATCACTGACTTTAGAGCTGAACACAGTGGGAATTATTACTGTGAAGCTCAGAACACCAGAGGATGTCAAAAGTCCACCTCACATCCAGTTTTTGTGGCAG GCTCTGGTAAATCAGCAGCTTTGGGATCAGTCATCTCTGTCCTGCTGGCTGTCACACTCATCACTGTCCTGTTTTGGATTAG AAGGAACAAGTGCTTCACACAGCAATGTAAGGGTGAAGAGAGGCCTGTCAACAGAGCACAG CTACCTTCAGGTCTGCTGAATAACGTCCTGTCAGCAGAAAGACCACCGGCAGAACAGCAGGATGAGCTCCACTACAGCAGCATCTGCTTCTCTCAGACGCACACAGATGTTCTGTACTCCAACATCAGGCGGGTTCAGCCTCACAGACACGCTGAGGAAGACAAGGAAGAAGAGGATGCTGTTGAATACACTGATGTAAAAGTTGACAGCTCAAGCAGATCATCAGG aaGAAGATGTCACGAGAATGGAGAGGATGTGTTTGCACTGTACAGTACAGTGAACAAAAACTATGTGAACACAACATGA